One Antarctobacter heliothermus DNA segment encodes these proteins:
- a CDS encoding ABC transporter ATP-binding protein: MFLTVREATKTYGTFTALDRVSIEIEQGDFVCLLGPSGCGKTTLLRLIAGLTDLDGGEILLEGETLTDLPARKRGFGIVFQSYSLFPNMTVAENVGYGLKIRGIPQPEIASRVTELLDLIKLPQVADKFPGQLSGGQQQRIALARAIAVDPRVLLLDEPLSALDAKVRADLRAEIRHVQRSLGIPTLMVTHDQEEALALADKIICMNHGIVVQAGTPEDLYHRPKTRFVAEFMGISNMLTTDAIRRAFPHLLDTQPGDTGDGLVACIRPEQIGVAPTQDGTATVRSISFLGNLRRLEIDSEGGTLVVETHGANPCREGDRVTLTIAPEACTWLADDIVARPIAETPA; the protein is encoded by the coding sequence ATGTTTCTGACTGTCCGCGAAGCGACCAAAACCTATGGCACATTCACCGCGCTAGATCGCGTGTCGATAGAGATCGAACAGGGTGATTTCGTGTGTCTGCTGGGGCCTTCGGGCTGCGGAAAGACGACGCTGTTGCGGTTGATCGCGGGGCTCACTGACCTAGACGGCGGGGAAATCCTGCTGGAGGGCGAGACTCTTACAGACCTGCCAGCGCGCAAGCGGGGCTTTGGTATCGTGTTTCAGTCCTACTCGCTTTTTCCCAACATGACGGTGGCCGAAAACGTCGGCTATGGCCTGAAAATCCGCGGTATCCCGCAACCCGAAATCGCCAGTCGCGTCACCGAACTGCTGGATTTGATCAAGCTGCCGCAGGTGGCCGACAAATTCCCGGGACAGTTGTCAGGCGGTCAGCAACAGCGGATCGCCTTGGCGCGAGCCATTGCCGTCGATCCGCGTGTGCTGTTGCTGGATGAGCCGTTGTCGGCGCTAGACGCCAAGGTGCGCGCCGACCTGCGGGCAGAGATCCGCCATGTCCAACGCTCGCTTGGTATCCCCACATTGATGGTCACACACGATCAGGAAGAGGCGCTGGCTCTGGCGGACAAGATCATCTGCATGAACCACGGGATCGTGGTGCAGGCCGGAACCCCTGAGGATTTGTATCACCGCCCCAAGACCCGGTTCGTTGCGGAGTTCATGGGGATCAGCAACATGTTAACCACCGACGCGATCCGACGCGCCTTTCCGCACCTGCTGGATACGCAGCCAGGTGACACCGGCGACGGGCTTGTTGCCTGCATTCGCCCCGAACAGATCGGTGTGGCTCCAACGCAGGATGGCACCGCAACGGTGCGCAGCATCAGCTTTCTGGGCAATCTGCGGCGGCTGGAAATCGACAGCGAGGGCGGGACGCTGGTGGTTGAAACCCACGGCGCAAACCCCTGTCGGGAAGGCGACCGCGTCACTCTGACCATCGCGCCAGAGGCCTGCACATGGCTGGCAGACGACATCGTTGCCCGCCCCATCGCAGAGACCCCAGCATGA